A genomic segment from Bradyrhizobium sp. CB1015 encodes:
- a CDS encoding MDR family MFS transporter, whose protein sequence is MSTLQPALNATSANLPVPAAPTAPAVSTKTWIAVIGATLGAFMAVLNIQIVNASLADIQGAIGAGIDDGGWISTSYLIAEIVVIPLSGWLAQVFSIRIYLLTNAILFLVLSAACALAQDLSQMIVLRAIQGFTGGVLIPMAFTLIIMLLPRGKQPVGLALFALSATFAPAIGPTIGGYLTENFGWQYIFYVNLVPGAIMVGMLWYALEPKPMKLALLRDGDWAGIITMAIGLSALQTVLEEGNKDDWFGSPFIVKLSVIAAVALTAFLIIELTVKKPLLNLRLLVRRNFGFGMLANFLLGIALYGSVFILPQYLSRIQGYNAEQIGMVLAWTGLPQLVLIPLVPRLMQKFDARIIIGVGFVLFAASNFMNIGMTNDYAADQLLWPNVVRAIGQALVMAPLSAVATAGIEAENAGSASGLFNMMRNLGGAVGIALLQTVLTKREQYHSNVLMQSVSVFEEATRTRLEQLTQYFVNHGVLDRADAAHRAYVAIGHTVQKQAFIFAFSDTFYLLGMALIVALVAVLFLKKSGQVSAGGAH, encoded by the coding sequence ATGAGCACGCTCCAACCGGCCCTCAACGCCACCTCCGCCAATCTCCCCGTCCCTGCTGCGCCCACGGCGCCGGCGGTGTCCACAAAAACCTGGATCGCGGTGATCGGCGCCACGCTCGGCGCCTTCATGGCGGTTCTGAACATCCAGATCGTCAACGCCTCGCTCGCGGACATCCAGGGCGCGATCGGCGCCGGCATCGACGACGGCGGCTGGATCTCGACCTCCTATCTGATCGCCGAGATCGTCGTGATCCCGCTGTCCGGCTGGCTGGCGCAGGTATTCTCGATCCGCATCTACCTGCTCACCAACGCGATCCTGTTCCTGGTTCTGTCCGCCGCCTGCGCGCTGGCGCAGGATCTGTCGCAGATGATCGTGCTGCGCGCCATCCAGGGCTTCACCGGCGGCGTGCTGATCCCGATGGCCTTCACGCTGATCATCATGTTGCTGCCGCGCGGCAAGCAGCCGGTCGGCCTTGCGCTGTTCGCGCTGTCGGCGACGTTCGCGCCGGCGATCGGCCCGACCATCGGCGGCTATCTCACCGAGAATTTCGGCTGGCAATACATCTTCTACGTCAACCTCGTGCCCGGCGCGATCATGGTCGGCATGCTCTGGTATGCACTCGAGCCCAAGCCGATGAAGCTGGCGCTGCTCCGCGACGGCGACTGGGCCGGCATCATCACCATGGCGATCGGCCTTTCCGCGCTCCAGACCGTGCTGGAGGAAGGCAACAAGGACGACTGGTTCGGCTCGCCGTTCATCGTCAAGCTCTCGGTCATCGCCGCCGTTGCGCTGACCGCCTTCCTGATCATCGAGCTCACGGTGAAGAAGCCGCTGCTCAATCTGCGCCTGCTCGTGCGCCGCAATTTCGGCTTCGGCATGCTCGCGAACTTCCTGCTCGGCATCGCGCTTTACGGCTCCGTGTTCATCCTGCCGCAATACCTGTCGCGCATTCAGGGCTACAATGCCGAGCAGATCGGCATGGTGCTGGCCTGGACCGGGTTGCCGCAACTCGTGCTGATCCCGCTGGTGCCGCGCCTGATGCAGAAGTTCGATGCGCGGATTATCATCGGTGTCGGCTTCGTTCTGTTCGCAGCATCCAACTTCATGAACATCGGCATGACCAACGACTATGCCGCCGACCAGCTGCTGTGGCCAAATGTCGTTCGCGCCATCGGCCAGGCGCTGGTGATGGCGCCGCTGTCGGCGGTCGCAACCGCAGGTATCGAAGCGGAGAATGCGGGCTCGGCTTCCGGCCTGTTCAACATGATGCGCAATCTCGGCGGCGCCGTCGGCATCGCGCTGCTGCAAACCGTCCTGACCAAGCGCGAGCAATATCACTCCAACGTGCTAATGCAGTCGGTTTCGGTGTTCGAAGAGGCCACGCGCACGCGGCTGGAGCAGCTGACGCAATATTTCGTCAATCACGGCGTTCTCGACCGTGCGGACGCCGCGCATCGCGCCTATGTCGCGATCGGCCATACCGTGCAGAAGCAGGCCTTTATCTTCGCCTTCAGCGACACTTTCTATTTGCTCGGCATGGCGCTGATCGTGGCCCTGGTTGCCGTCCTCTTCTTGAAGAAGTCCGGCCAAGTCTCGGCCGGCGGAGCCCACTGA
- a CDS encoding carboxymuconolactone decarboxylase family protein, with protein MKPRMNYYQAAPDTIKALMALEAQIQSTGLEKSLIELVKIRASQINGCAFCINMHTEDARKRGETEQRIYLLNAWRESPLYSDRERAALAWTEAVTLISETHAPDETYEQVRAQFTEEETVNLTMLIGAINAWNRIAIAFRAVHPVKVKASVA; from the coding sequence ATGAAGCCCCGCATGAACTACTACCAGGCCGCACCCGACACGATCAAAGCGCTGATGGCGCTGGAAGCGCAGATCCAGTCGACGGGCCTCGAGAAATCGCTGATCGAGCTGGTCAAGATCCGGGCGTCGCAGATCAACGGCTGCGCCTTCTGCATCAACATGCATACCGAGGACGCCCGCAAGCGCGGCGAGACCGAGCAGCGCATCTACCTGCTCAATGCCTGGCGTGAATCCCCGCTCTATTCCGACCGCGAGCGCGCGGCGCTGGCCTGGACCGAAGCGGTGACGCTGATCTCGGAGACGCATGCGCCCGACGAGACTTACGAACAGGTCCGTGCGCAGTTCACCGAGGAGGAGACGGTGAACCTGACCATGCTGATCGGTGCCATCAATGCCTGGAACAGGATCGCGATCGCATTCCGCGCCGTGCATCCGGTGAAGGTGAAGGCGTCGGTGGCGTAG
- a CDS encoding D-amino-acid transaminase, with protein sequence MDSIAYVNGSFVPLSEAKISVLDRGFLFADGIYEVSAVLDGKLVDNASHLARLERSVGEISLRLPETIERITELQKELIARNKLVNGLVYLQVTRGADKGRDFPFPKADVKSSLVMFTSEKDIINTPVAKTGINVITVPDIRWERRDIKSVALLAQVLAKQAAAEAGAGEAWMLQDGYVTEGGSSSAFILTKDDVIVTRKNSNAILPGCTRKAVIALAEERQLRVEERSFTVAEALAAKEAFITSASSFVQPVVGIDGKTIGDGKPGPMATRLREIYVEFAKATAV encoded by the coding sequence TTGGACTCGATCGCCTACGTCAACGGCTCATTCGTCCCGCTCTCGGAAGCCAAGATCTCGGTGCTTGATCGCGGCTTCCTGTTCGCCGACGGCATCTACGAGGTCTCGGCCGTGCTCGACGGCAAGCTGGTCGACAATGCTTCGCATCTGGCGCGGCTGGAGCGGTCCGTCGGCGAGATCAGCTTGAGGCTGCCGGAGACCATCGAGCGCATCACCGAGCTGCAGAAGGAGCTGATCGCGCGCAACAAGCTCGTGAACGGCCTCGTCTATCTCCAGGTGACGCGCGGCGCCGACAAGGGGCGCGACTTCCCGTTTCCCAAGGCCGACGTCAAGTCCAGCCTGGTGATGTTCACGTCCGAGAAGGACATCATCAACACCCCGGTGGCAAAGACCGGCATCAATGTCATCACGGTGCCCGACATCCGCTGGGAGCGCCGCGACATCAAGAGTGTGGCCTTGCTGGCGCAGGTGCTGGCGAAGCAGGCCGCGGCCGAAGCCGGCGCCGGCGAAGCCTGGATGCTGCAGGATGGCTATGTGACCGAAGGCGGCTCGTCCTCGGCGTTCATCCTGACCAAGGACGACGTCATCGTCACCCGCAAGAATTCCAACGCGATCCTGCCCGGCTGCACCCGCAAGGCCGTGATCGCACTTGCCGAAGAGCGCCAGCTCCGCGTCGAGGAGCGTTCCTTCACGGTCGCCGAAGCACTCGCCGCCAAGGAAGCGTTCATCACCAGCGCATCCTCCTTCGTGCAGCCGGTGGTCGGAATCGACGGCAAGACGATCGGCGACGGCAAGCCCGGCCCGATGGCGACGCGCCTTCGCGAGATCTATGTTGAGTTCGCCAAGGCGACGGCGGTTTAG
- a CDS encoding amino acid ABC transporter ATP-binding protein, whose product MIEISHVNKWYSPTFQVLTDCTTNVTKGEVVVVCGPSGSGKSTLIKCVNALEPFQSGDILVDGTKVNDPKTNLPKLRSRVGMVFQHFELFPHLKIIDNLCLAQEKVLGRGHDKAQAKGMQLLERVGLKEQAQKFPAQLSGGQQQRVAIARALAMDPIVMLFDEPTSALDPEMVSEVLDVMVDLAREGMTMMVVTHEMGFARKVANRVIFMDRGEIVEDAAKDDFFGKPRSDRAQKFLSKILSH is encoded by the coding sequence ATGATCGAAATCAGCCATGTCAACAAATGGTACAGCCCCACCTTCCAGGTGCTGACCGACTGCACCACCAATGTCACCAAGGGCGAGGTGGTCGTGGTCTGCGGCCCCTCGGGCTCGGGCAAGTCGACGCTGATCAAATGCGTCAATGCGCTGGAGCCGTTCCAGAGCGGCGACATCCTGGTCGACGGCACCAAGGTCAACGATCCCAAGACCAATCTGCCGAAGCTGCGCTCGCGCGTCGGCATGGTGTTCCAGCATTTCGAGCTGTTTCCGCACCTCAAGATCATCGACAATCTCTGCCTGGCGCAGGAGAAGGTGCTGGGCAGGGGGCACGACAAGGCGCAGGCCAAAGGCATGCAGCTGCTGGAGCGCGTCGGCTTGAAGGAGCAGGCGCAGAAATTCCCGGCGCAGCTCTCCGGCGGCCAGCAGCAGCGCGTCGCCATCGCCCGTGCGCTCGCCATGGATCCGATCGTGATGCTGTTCGACGAGCCGACCTCGGCGCTCGATCCGGAAATGGTCAGCGAAGTGCTCGACGTCATGGTCGATCTCGCCCGCGAGGGCATGACCATGATGGTCGTGACCCACGAGATGGGGTTTGCCCGCAAGGTCGCCAACCGCGTGATCTTCATGGACCGCGGCGAGATCGTCGAGGACGCGGCGAAGGACGATTTCTTCGGCAAGCCCCGCAGCGACCGCGCGCAGAAGTTCTTGTCGAAGATTCTGTCGCATTAA
- a CDS encoding amino acid ABC transporter permease, with the protein MFGNLDFDVIRRALPYLFYEGMTFTLTLTALAALGGLVFGTALALMRLSGFKILGRIAGIYVDFMRSLPLVLVIFWFYFLVPYIGQWVTGASRPISVGAFASSLITFIMFEAAYFSEIMRAGIQSISRGQPAAASALGLTYAQTMRYVVLPQAFRNMLPVLITQTIVLFQDTSLVYVLSITDFLGAASKVAQRDGRLVEMYLFAAIVYFTISCVASYGVRRLQARIAIIR; encoded by the coding sequence ATGTTCGGCAATCTCGATTTCGACGTCATCCGCCGTGCGCTGCCCTATCTGTTCTACGAGGGCATGACGTTCACACTGACGCTGACGGCACTCGCTGCCCTCGGCGGCCTGGTGTTCGGTACGGCGCTCGCCCTGATGCGCCTGTCCGGATTCAAGATTCTGGGACGCATCGCCGGCATCTATGTCGACTTCATGCGCTCGCTGCCGCTGGTGCTGGTGATCTTCTGGTTCTACTTCCTGGTGCCCTATATCGGGCAGTGGGTGACCGGCGCCTCGCGGCCGATCAGCGTCGGCGCCTTCGCATCCTCGCTGATCACTTTCATCATGTTCGAGGCGGCGTATTTCTCCGAGATCATGCGCGCCGGCATCCAGTCGATCTCGCGCGGCCAGCCGGCCGCGGCCAGCGCGCTGGGGCTGACGTACGCCCAGACCATGCGCTACGTCGTGTTGCCGCAGGCCTTCCGCAACATGCTGCCGGTGCTGATCACGCAGACCATCGTGCTGTTCCAGGACACCTCGCTGGTTTACGTCCTGTCGATCACGGACTTCCTGGGCGCGGCGAGCAAGGTGGCGCAGCGCGACGGCCGTCTCGTCGAAATGTATCTGTTCGCTGCGATCGTCTACTTCACCATTTCCTGTGTCGCGTCCTACGGCGTCCGCCGCCTGCAGGCGCGCATCGCCATCATTCGATAG
- a CDS encoding amino acid ABC transporter permease, with protein MNYNWNWGIFFQPNPMGTGTYLDMLLSGLVLTLKTAALAWVIALITGSIVGVMRTLPSKGANWFGFAYVEFFRNMPLLVQLFLWFFVLPEILPKAAGLWLKQLPNAPFWTAAIGVGFFMSARVAVQLQAGISSLPRGQKMAATALGLTTVQGYRYVLLPMAFRIILPPLTSEFLNTIKNTAVAITIGLLELTGQARSMQEFSFQVFEAFTAATILYLLVNAVVVTAMRFLERWVAIPGYITGK; from the coding sequence GTGAACTACAACTGGAACTGGGGAATCTTCTTCCAGCCGAACCCGATGGGGACCGGCACCTATCTCGACATGCTGCTGTCGGGCTTGGTGCTGACCCTCAAGACCGCGGCGCTGGCCTGGGTGATCGCGTTGATCACAGGCTCGATCGTCGGCGTCATGCGCACGCTGCCGTCGAAGGGCGCCAATTGGTTCGGCTTCGCCTACGTCGAATTCTTCCGCAACATGCCGCTTCTGGTGCAGCTCTTCCTGTGGTTCTTCGTGCTGCCGGAGATCCTGCCCAAGGCCGCGGGCTTGTGGCTGAAACAATTGCCCAACGCGCCGTTCTGGACGGCTGCGATCGGAGTCGGCTTCTTCATGTCGGCGCGCGTGGCCGTGCAGCTGCAGGCCGGCATTTCCTCGCTGCCGCGCGGGCAGAAGATGGCGGCGACCGCGCTGGGTCTGACCACCGTGCAGGGTTATCGCTACGTGCTGCTGCCGATGGCCTTCCGCATCATCCTGCCGCCGCTGACGTCTGAATTCCTCAACACCATCAAGAACACTGCGGTCGCCATCACCATCGGCCTGCTCGAGCTGACCGGACAGGCGCGCTCGATGCAGGAATTCTCGTTCCAGGTGTTCGAGGCCTTCACCGCCGCGACCATCCTCTATCTCCTCGTCAACGCCGTCGTCGTCACCGCCATGCGCTTCCTCGAGCGCTGGGTCGCGATCCCCGGCTACATCACGGGGAAATAA
- a CDS encoding amino acid ABC transporter substrate-binding protein codes for MKHFRHIGLALAATFVVSQAGAQELTGTLKNIKDTGAITLGFRDSSIPFSYLDDNQKPVGFAMDICYKIVEAVKKELKLDKLEVKLNPVTSATRIPLMANGTIDLECGSTTNNAERQKQVAFTNTHFLTASRYVFKKSSGLKSIEDLKGKTVVSTAGTTNIKQLTEANVAKGLGANIIPAKDHAEAFLMVETDRAVAFVMDDILLASLVAGSKNPGDYEISKDAFSKPEPYGIMLRKDDPAFKKVVDAATAALYTSGEAEKIYNKWFTQKIPPKGLNLNTPISAELKNEFTKPTDSPNPDDYK; via the coding sequence GTGAAACATTTCCGTCACATCGGGCTCGCGCTCGCCGCGACCTTCGTCGTCAGCCAGGCCGGGGCCCAGGAGCTGACCGGCACGCTGAAGAACATCAAGGACACCGGCGCGATCACGCTCGGCTTCCGCGACTCCTCGATCCCGTTCTCCTACCTCGACGACAACCAGAAGCCCGTCGGGTTCGCGATGGACATCTGCTACAAGATCGTCGAGGCCGTGAAGAAGGAGCTCAAGCTCGACAAGCTCGAGGTCAAGCTCAACCCGGTGACGTCGGCGACGCGTATCCCGCTGATGGCCAACGGCACCATCGATCTCGAATGCGGCTCGACCACCAACAATGCCGAGCGTCAGAAGCAGGTCGCCTTCACCAACACCCACTTCCTGACCGCGAGCCGCTACGTCTTCAAGAAATCGAGCGGCCTGAAGTCGATCGAGGACCTCAAGGGCAAGACCGTGGTCTCGACCGCCGGGACCACCAACATCAAGCAGCTCACCGAAGCCAATGTTGCCAAGGGCCTCGGCGCCAACATCATCCCGGCCAAGGATCACGCCGAAGCCTTCCTGATGGTCGAGACCGATCGCGCGGTCGCTTTCGTGATGGACGACATCCTGCTCGCGAGCCTCGTCGCCGGCTCGAAGAACCCGGGCGATTATGAGATCTCCAAGGACGCGTTCTCCAAGCCCGAGCCCTACGGCATCATGCTGCGCAAGGATGACCCTGCCTTCAAGAAGGTGGTCGATGCTGCGACCGCCGCGCTCTACACTTCGGGCGAGGCCGAGAAGATCTACAACAAATGGTTTACCCAGAAGATCCCGCCGAAGGGCCTGAACCTCAACACGCCGATCTCGGCCGAGCTGAAGAACGAGTTCACCAAGCCGACGGACTCGCCGAACCCGGACGATTACAAGTAA
- a CDS encoding M20 family metallopeptidase: protein MTRADAIARAREDFKSGAFLAELDRRVAYKTESQNPQRGAELRAYLEQEMQPAFAALDFSSRIVESPSGKAPFLFAEHHESASAPTVLVYGHGDVVDGMEGEWRDGRDPWRTNVAGTRLYGRGTADNKGQHSINMAALRAVRDARGGKLGFNAKFIIEMGEEIGSPDLSKVCDLHRDALKADLFMASDGPRLSADRPTLFLGCRGGIRIHLDVNLRDGGHHSGNWGGVLANPATILVNAISTLVDGHGRLQLDALRPPRLTNQIRSYLADVEVVPTADEPTLAENWGEEGLSAAERLYAWNTLEVLAMSSGNIEKPANAIPGQANAVLQLRFVVGTKVEGLIEAIRAHLVGRGFPMVEVRAAQSFAASRTDFDSPWIKWAADSVQETTGKAPAVLPNFGGSLPNDVFSEILGLPTIWVPHSYPGCSQHAPNEHILLPLTEEALTVMAGLFWDLGELPKPLTGPLT from the coding sequence ATGACCAGAGCCGACGCCATCGCCCGCGCCCGTGAGGATTTCAAGTCCGGCGCGTTCCTCGCCGAACTCGACCGCCGCGTCGCCTACAAGACCGAGAGCCAGAATCCGCAGCGCGGCGCCGAGCTGCGAGCCTATCTGGAGCAGGAGATGCAGCCGGCTTTCGCCGCGCTCGATTTTTCCAGCCGCATCGTCGAATCCCCGAGCGGCAAGGCGCCGTTCCTGTTCGCCGAGCATCACGAGAGCGCGTCCGCGCCGACCGTGCTGGTCTACGGCCATGGCGACGTCGTCGACGGCATGGAAGGCGAGTGGCGCGATGGCCGCGATCCCTGGCGCACCAATGTTGCGGGGACGCGCCTCTACGGCCGCGGCACCGCCGACAACAAGGGCCAGCACAGCATCAACATGGCGGCACTCCGCGCGGTGCGCGACGCGCGTGGCGGCAAGCTCGGCTTCAATGCCAAGTTCATCATCGAGATGGGCGAGGAGATCGGCTCGCCCGATCTCAGCAAGGTCTGCGATCTCCATCGCGACGCGCTCAAGGCCGATTTGTTCATGGCTTCCGACGGGCCGCGCCTCTCGGCCGATCGGCCGACGCTCTTTCTCGGCTGCCGTGGCGGCATCCGCATCCATCTCGATGTGAACTTGCGCGATGGCGGTCACCATTCCGGCAATTGGGGTGGTGTGCTCGCCAACCCCGCGACCATCCTGGTCAACGCGATCTCCACCCTGGTCGACGGCCATGGCCGTCTCCAGCTGGACGCCTTGAGACCGCCGCGGCTGACCAACCAGATCCGCTCCTATCTCGCCGACGTCGAGGTGGTGCCGACTGCGGACGAGCCGACGCTGGCCGAAAACTGGGGCGAGGAGGGGCTTTCGGCCGCTGAACGGCTCTACGCCTGGAACACGCTGGAAGTGCTTGCGATGTCCTCAGGCAACATCGAGAAGCCGGCCAACGCCATTCCGGGCCAGGCCAATGCCGTGCTGCAACTGCGTTTCGTGGTCGGGACGAAGGTTGAGGGGCTGATCGAGGCGATCCGTGCGCACCTGGTCGGACGCGGTTTCCCGATGGTCGAGGTGCGCGCGGCGCAGAGTTTTGCTGCATCGCGCACCGATTTCGACAGCCCGTGGATCAAATGGGCCGCGGATTCGGTGCAGGAGACCACCGGCAAGGCGCCGGCCGTGCTGCCGAATTTCGGCGGTTCGCTGCCCAATGACGTGTTCTCCGAGATCCTCGGCCTGCCGACGATCTGGGTGCCGCACTCCTATCCCGGCTGCTCCCAGCATGCGCCCAATGAGCACATCCTGCTGCCATTGACCGAAGAGGCCTTGACGGTGATGGCCGGGCTGTTCTGGGATCTCGGCGAGTTGCCAAAGCCACTGACAGGCCCGTTAACCTGA
- a CDS encoding LLM class flavin-dependent oxidoreductase: MAKEIRLNAFAMNCVAHQSPGLWTHPRDRTAEYNRLPYWIDLAKTLERGRFDGLFLADVLGVYDVYGNSPDAALRNAAQTPSNEPLLLLSAMAAVTQNLGFGVTSNLSFEPPYPFARRMSTLDHLTEGRVGWNVVTGYLDSAARGAGKDKQTGHDDRYDIADEYMEVVYKLWEGSWEDDAVLRDRKRGIFTDPAKVHRVNHEGANYRINNTIHLSEPSPQRTPVLYQAGTSPRGRQFAAKHAECVFMSGPSAKVIAPRVSAIRQEAAALGRNPAEILMFSMMTIILGRTESEAKEKYADYRRHISPEGALALMSGWTGVDFSGYDLDQQVRHVQNDAGRSAMDNVTRADPDRVWTVRDVIEHVGIGGAGPVVVGTPETVADKIEEWFEATDVDGLNVAFAISPGDFEDIADMLVPELTRRGRYKSEYAKGTLREKLFGRGRARLDAPHPAAGYRVGKKA, encoded by the coding sequence ATGGCCAAAGAGATCAGGCTCAACGCCTTTGCGATGAATTGCGTCGCACACCAGTCACCGGGCCTTTGGACCCATCCGCGCGACCGCACCGCCGAGTATAACCGCCTGCCCTACTGGATCGATCTGGCCAAGACGCTGGAGCGCGGCCGTTTCGACGGGCTGTTCCTGGCCGACGTGCTCGGCGTCTACGACGTCTATGGCAACAGCCCTGACGCAGCTTTGCGCAATGCAGCGCAGACGCCGTCGAACGAGCCGCTGCTGCTGCTGTCGGCGATGGCCGCGGTGACGCAAAATCTCGGCTTCGGCGTCACCAGCAATCTGTCCTTCGAGCCGCCTTACCCGTTCGCACGGCGGATGTCGACGCTCGATCACCTCACCGAGGGGCGGGTCGGCTGGAACGTCGTCACCGGCTATCTCGACAGCGCCGCGCGGGGCGCGGGCAAGGACAAGCAGACCGGGCACGACGACCGCTACGACATCGCCGACGAATATATGGAGGTCGTCTACAAGCTCTGGGAAGGCAGCTGGGAGGACGACGCCGTGCTGCGCGACCGCAAGCGCGGCATCTTCACCGATCCGGCAAAAGTTCATCGCGTCAATCATGAAGGCGCGAATTACCGCATCAACAACACCATTCATCTCAGCGAACCCTCGCCGCAGCGCACGCCGGTGCTGTACCAGGCCGGCACTTCGCCGCGCGGCCGGCAGTTCGCGGCGAAGCATGCCGAGTGCGTGTTCATGTCGGGACCGTCGGCCAAGGTGATTGCACCGCGCGTGTCTGCGATCCGGCAGGAGGCCGCTGCACTCGGACGCAACCCGGCCGAGATCCTGATGTTCTCGATGATGACGATCATCCTCGGACGGACGGAATCCGAAGCCAAAGAGAAATACGCCGACTACCGGCGCCATATCAGCCCCGAAGGCGCGCTGGCGCTGATGTCGGGATGGACCGGCGTTGACTTCTCCGGCTACGACCTCGACCAGCAGGTGCGCCACGTCCAGAACGATGCCGGCCGCAGCGCGATGGACAACGTCACCCGCGCCGACCCTGACCGCGTCTGGACCGTGCGTGACGTCATCGAGCACGTCGGCATCGGCGGCGCCGGCCCGGTCGTGGTCGGCACGCCGGAGACGGTCGCAGACAAGATCGAAGAATGGTTCGAGGCGACGGATGTCGACGGCCTCAACGTCGCATTCGCGATCTCGCCCGGCGATTTCGAGGACATCGCCGACATGCTGGTGCCGGAGCTGACCCGGCGCGGGCGGTACAAGAGCGAGTACGCCAAGGGCACGTTGCGGGAAAAGCTGTTCGGCCGAGGCCGCGCCAGGCTCGACGCGCCACACCCGGCGGCGGGGTATCGGGTGGGGAAGAAGGCGTAG
- a CDS encoding thiamine pyrophosphate-binding protein, producing MKNKITGRSAFLALLKDEGITHLFGNPGTTELPIMHALKDHPDLTYVMAMQESLVVAIADGYSRASGKLVACNVHVAPGLGNAMGSLYNAQFTGTPMILTAGQQEQGHGLMEPVLYGPLVRMAEPLVKWAVEVTRLEDLPRIVRRAAKVAMTPPTGPVFISLPGDILNSEAGIDLGRSTRIDARTKPSDEVLKALAARLLKAERPVIVTMDEVVKSDALKEAAELAELLGAAAYQSSTPYGSHFLSESPSFIGTLARVQKAARDTLAPYDLLVALGGDPLRMSVYSEVDALPEGLGIVQVGLVDWEIAKNYGAEIALKADLKETLRALIPVLKEMGGTALASRAKQRLAELAPKNWTARRAALVEQIGKSAGRSPIDPDYLVLQMVEAMPDNAILVDEGLTSSRQVTALRPHRDRYGYHGLASGGIGWGLPASVGASIANPDRPVVCFSGDGSAMYSIQSLWTAAHHKLPLNVVIANNGGYRIIKQRLLAFHGDDNYVGMDFVDPPVDFAGVAKALGCEAIKVSDPRELKATLTSAFNRPGTKLIEVMVDGKV from the coding sequence ATGAAGAACAAGATCACCGGCCGCTCCGCTTTTCTCGCGCTGCTCAAGGACGAGGGCATCACGCATCTGTTCGGCAATCCCGGCACCACCGAGCTGCCGATCATGCATGCGCTGAAGGACCATCCTGATCTCACCTATGTGATGGCGATGCAGGAGAGCCTGGTGGTCGCGATCGCCGACGGCTACAGCCGCGCTTCGGGCAAGCTCGTCGCCTGCAACGTCCACGTTGCGCCGGGCCTCGGCAATGCGATGGGCTCGCTCTACAACGCCCAGTTCACGGGCACGCCGATGATTTTGACCGCGGGCCAGCAGGAGCAGGGTCACGGCCTGATGGAGCCGGTGCTCTATGGTCCGCTGGTGCGCATGGCCGAGCCGCTGGTGAAATGGGCGGTCGAGGTGACGCGGCTGGAGGACCTGCCGCGCATCGTGCGCCGCGCCGCCAAGGTGGCGATGACGCCGCCGACCGGGCCCGTGTTCATCTCGCTGCCGGGCGACATCCTCAACAGCGAAGCCGGGATCGATCTCGGCCGCTCCACCCGCATCGATGCGCGCACGAAACCGTCGGACGAGGTGCTGAAGGCCTTGGCCGCACGCCTGCTCAAGGCCGAGCGTCCCGTGATCGTCACCATGGACGAGGTGGTCAAGAGCGATGCGCTGAAGGAGGCCGCTGAACTGGCCGAGCTGCTCGGCGCGGCGGCCTATCAGTCCTCGACACCGTACGGCTCGCACTTTTTGTCCGAGAGCCCGAGCTTCATCGGCACGCTCGCGCGCGTGCAGAAGGCCGCCCGCGATACGCTCGCGCCGTATGATCTGTTGGTCGCACTCGGCGGCGATCCCTTGCGGATGTCGGTCTATAGCGAGGTCGACGCGCTGCCCGAGGGCCTCGGCATCGTGCAGGTCGGCCTCGTCGATTGGGAGATCGCCAAGAATTACGGGGCCGAGATCGCGCTGAAGGCAGATTTGAAAGAAACGCTGCGCGCGCTGATCCCGGTGCTGAAGGAGATGGGCGGCACGGCGCTCGCGAGCCGCGCAAAGCAGCGTCTTGCCGAACTCGCGCCGAAGAACTGGACCGCACGCCGCGCCGCGTTGGTCGAGCAGATCGGCAAGAGTGCGGGCCGTAGCCCCATCGATCCCGACTATCTGGTGCTGCAAATGGTCGAGGCCATGCCTGATAACGCCATTCTCGTCGACGAAGGTCTCACCTCCAGCCGCCAGGTCACGGCGCTACGTCCGCATCGCGACCGCTACGGCTATCATGGCCTCGCCTCCGGCGGCATCGGCTGGGGCCTGCCGGCCTCGGTCGGCGCCAGCATCGCCAATCCAGATCGCCCCGTCGTGTGCTTCTCAGGCGACGGCAGCGCGATGTACTCGATCCAGTCGCTCTGGACTGCCGCCCACCACAAGCTGCCGCTTAACGTCGTCATCGCCAACAATGGCGGCTATCGCATCATCAAGCAGCGCCTGCTCGCCTTCCACGGCGACGACAATTACGTCGGCATGGATTTCGTCGATCCGCCCGTCGATTTCGCCGGCGTTGCGAAAGCGCTCGGTTGCGAGGCGATCAAGGTCAGCGATCCGCGCGAGTTGAAGGCGACGCTGACGTCGGCGTTCAATCGGCCGGGGACGAAGCTGATCGAGGTGATGGTGGACGGGAAGGTGTAG